A genomic window from Brevibacillus agri includes:
- a CDS encoding peptide ABC transporter substrate-binding protein, with protein sequence MKKNVVAVAGAMLILGGSLAGYADAGQAAEPKAKVLRMNMHSNPPTVDPGIAEDSTSGTISRAIFEGLTRLGKDGKVHVAAAESYTVSADGKTYTFKIRPAKWSNGDPVTAYDFEYAWKRALSPRTASNYAYQLYYLKGAEAYNKGTGTASDVGVKAVDAKTLVVELTNPTPFFTELTAFYTYYPVNKKVVEADKEWASNPKTIVGNGPFQIETWKPKHQLVLTKNQNYWDKQNVKLDKIDFSMIDDGYVELEMFRNGDLDWAGAPLSEVPMDFELSWKSPALFHTQAIAGTYFYRFNTEQAPFHNAKIRKAFAYALDRQALVETMLANHLPATGFVPPSMAVASGGYFTDNHTEEAKKLLQEGMKEAGIAKLPPITVSYNTSMGHKAIAEEIRDQWKKKLGVDVKLENKEWKVYIEDVHQGKYQIARAGWLADFNDPINFLEMFKDKNGGNNDTGWEHPKYKELLNQSALEQDPEKRKAILAKAEQILMDEMPIMPIYYYAQSWLQSEKVDGAILDGLGMIDFKYVDIKP encoded by the coding sequence GTGAAAAAGAATGTCGTTGCAGTCGCAGGTGCGATGCTGATTCTCGGCGGGAGCTTGGCAGGGTATGCGGATGCCGGGCAAGCGGCGGAGCCAAAAGCAAAAGTATTAAGAATGAACATGCATTCCAATCCCCCAACCGTAGATCCGGGCATTGCTGAAGATTCAACGTCCGGCACAATAAGCAGGGCAATCTTCGAAGGGTTGACTCGTTTGGGCAAAGACGGAAAAGTACATGTAGCAGCGGCAGAAAGCTATACCGTTTCGGCTGACGGCAAAACTTATACGTTCAAAATTCGCCCTGCCAAATGGAGCAATGGCGATCCGGTCACCGCCTATGACTTCGAATACGCCTGGAAACGTGCGCTAAGCCCCAGGACAGCATCGAATTACGCCTACCAGCTCTACTATTTAAAAGGAGCGGAAGCGTATAACAAGGGAACCGGGACGGCGAGTGACGTTGGTGTCAAAGCCGTCGACGCCAAAACATTGGTTGTGGAACTGACGAATCCGACCCCGTTTTTCACGGAGTTGACGGCTTTTTACACCTATTATCCTGTTAACAAAAAAGTCGTGGAAGCCGACAAGGAATGGGCAAGCAATCCCAAGACGATAGTAGGGAACGGTCCGTTTCAAATCGAGACATGGAAGCCCAAGCACCAGCTCGTTCTGACGAAAAACCAGAACTACTGGGACAAACAAAATGTAAAATTGGACAAGATTGATTTTTCTATGATTGATGACGGGTATGTAGAGCTGGAGATGTTTCGCAACGGCGATCTGGATTGGGCAGGCGCCCCTTTGTCTGAAGTCCCCATGGATTTCGAGCTTTCCTGGAAGTCGCCTGCGCTGTTTCATACGCAAGCGATCGCGGGCACTTACTTCTACCGCTTCAACACAGAGCAAGCGCCTTTTCACAATGCCAAAATCCGCAAAGCTTTTGCTTATGCACTGGATCGTCAAGCTTTGGTGGAGACCATGTTGGCCAACCACCTTCCCGCGACAGGTTTTGTGCCGCCGAGCATGGCTGTTGCATCTGGTGGCTACTTTACAGACAATCACACAGAAGAGGCCAAAAAGCTGCTTCAGGAGGGCATGAAGGAAGCGGGAATCGCAAAACTTCCTCCCATCACCGTCTCCTATAACACGTCGATGGGCCATAAAGCGATTGCTGAAGAAATCAGGGACCAGTGGAAGAAAAAGCTCGGGGTAGACGTGAAGCTGGAAAACAAAGAGTGGAAAGTATACATAGAGGACGTACACCAGGGGAAATACCAGATTGCGCGTGCGGGTTGGCTAGCCGACTTCAACGATCCGATCAACTTTTTGGAAATGTTCAAGGACAAAAACGGCGGAAACAACGACACGGGCTGGGAACACCCCAAATACAAAGAGCTCTTGAACCAATCCGCTTTGGAGCAGGACCCGGAAAAACGGAAGGCGATTTTGGCCAAGGCCGAGCAAATTTTAATGGACGAAATGCCGATTATGCCGATCTACTACTATGCCCAGAGCTGGCTGCAAAGCGAGAAAGTCGACGGCGCGATTTTGGACGGGCTCGGCATGATCGACTTCAAGTACGTCGATATCAAGCCTTAA